The following are encoded in a window of Haloarcula halophila genomic DNA:
- a CDS encoding carbohydrate ABC transporter permease has protein sequence MSQSTPDSTFDVASLVEDVSLKRIGQYVLVILFIGFFLSPLQTGLMTAFKTNEAVARTIPLVPPSASGFTLGNLQFALNELSGAFFNSLFMAIPATIGSVLFGSMAAYGLTMVRWRGQTAVLMLFLVGIFLPYQAVLVPLARFWNNIFPLASMLAPAFGALPVLEPYHSNLVPLMITHIAYGIPICTILFRSYYQSLPGSLVEAAKIDGASLSKIYRRVLLPISKPMFGVVFIYQFTQIYNEFLFAFTLITGSDTPEAVVTLILPAVGASTSGVDFGIRMSASFLAAIPTLLIYVAFAEQFAKGLQTEGGA, from the coding sequence ATGTCACAATCAACACCTGATTCGACGTTCGACGTCGCATCGCTCGTCGAGGACGTGAGCCTGAAACGCATCGGCCAGTACGTGCTGGTCATCCTCTTCATCGGCTTCTTCCTCTCGCCGCTACAGACCGGTCTCATGACCGCGTTCAAGACCAACGAGGCGGTCGCGCGGACGATCCCGCTCGTCCCGCCGAGCGCCTCCGGGTTCACGCTGGGCAACCTCCAGTTCGCGCTCAACGAACTCTCGGGTGCCTTCTTCAACTCGCTGTTCATGGCCATCCCGGCGACCATCGGGAGCGTCCTGTTCGGGAGCATGGCTGCCTACGGGCTGACGATGGTCCGCTGGCGCGGTCAGACCGCGGTCCTGATGCTGTTCCTCGTCGGCATCTTCCTGCCCTATCAGGCCGTGCTGGTCCCGCTGGCCCGCTTCTGGAACAACATCTTCCCGCTCGCGTCCATGCTCGCCCCGGCGTTCGGTGCGCTCCCGGTTCTCGAACCCTACCACTCGAACCTCGTCCCGCTGATGATCACCCACATCGCCTACGGGATTCCGATCTGTACCATCCTGTTCCGGTCGTACTACCAGAGCCTCCCGGGTTCGCTCGTCGAGGCCGCGAAGATCGACGGGGCCTCCCTCTCGAAGATCTACCGCCGGGTGTTGCTCCCCATCTCGAAGCCGATGTTCGGCGTCGTGTTCATCTACCAGTTCACGCAGATCTACAACGAGTTCCTCTTCGCGTTCACGCTCATCACGGGGTCGGACACCCCCGAGGCTGTCGTGACGCTCATCCTTCCGGCCGTGGGAGCGTCCACCTCCGGTGTCGACTTCGGCATCAGGATGTCCGCGTCGTTCCTCGCGGCCATCCCGACGTTGTTGATCTACGTCGCCTTCGCCGAACAGTTCGCCAAAGGGCTCCAGACCGAGGGAGGTGCCTGA
- a CDS encoding Gfo/Idh/MocA family protein codes for MRFGVLGTAAIGIDSVIPGIQASPHEVAAIASRDGDRAAAVADRLDIPTSYGGYEQLLDDDTLDAVYIPLPNGLHAEWVRAAADAGLHVVCEKPLTASAEETAAVFDYCEERGVTLMEAFMYRYHPLTERAVEVVDDELGPVRNVTSTFTFRMPDGAEDIRLDPDLAGGSVMDVGCYAVSAARLFLGDPDRVYATTTDRRDCGVETEMAAVMSYGDGASARLQSGFETPLTQYYRVETTDGWLRAEPTFDVGVDNPTELTYAVDGREVTERFDPVDHYRREIEQFADCVDSGATPRVDRTESVAIMRVIDALYESARTGQPVELD; via the coding sequence ATGCGCTTTGGCGTCCTCGGCACGGCAGCTATCGGTATCGACTCGGTCATCCCCGGCATCCAGGCGAGCCCACACGAGGTCGCGGCGATCGCCTCGCGGGACGGCGACCGGGCGGCCGCGGTGGCCGACCGGCTGGATATCCCGACGAGCTACGGCGGCTACGAGCAGTTGCTCGACGACGACACGCTCGACGCCGTCTACATCCCGCTCCCGAACGGTCTCCACGCCGAGTGGGTCCGGGCGGCCGCCGACGCCGGTCTCCACGTCGTCTGTGAGAAGCCGCTCACCGCGAGCGCCGAGGAGACCGCGGCCGTCTTCGACTACTGCGAGGAGCGCGGCGTCACGTTGATGGAGGCGTTCATGTACCGCTACCACCCGCTGACCGAACGTGCCGTCGAGGTTGTCGACGACGAACTCGGCCCGGTCAGGAACGTCACGTCGACGTTCACCTTCCGGATGCCCGACGGCGCCGAGGACATCAGACTCGATCCCGACCTGGCCGGTGGAAGCGTGATGGACGTGGGCTGTTACGCCGTCAGCGCCGCCCGGCTGTTCCTCGGCGATCCCGACCGGGTGTACGCGACGACGACCGACCGGCGCGACTGCGGCGTCGAGACGGAGATGGCCGCGGTCATGTCGTACGGCGACGGGGCGAGCGCACGGCTCCAGTCGGGCTTCGAGACGCCGCTGACCCAGTACTACCGCGTCGAGACGACGGACGGCTGGCTCCGGGCCGAACCGACGTTCGACGTCGGCGTCGACAACCCGACCGAACTGACCTACGCCGTCGACGGGCGCGAGGTCACCGAGCGGTTCGACCCGGTCGACCACTACCGCCGTGAGATCGAACAGTTCGCCGACTGCGTCGACAGCGGCGCGACCCCGCGGGTCGACCGCACCGAGAGCGTCGCCATCATGCGCGTCATCGACGCGCTCTACGAGAGCGCGCGGACGGGACAGCCAGTCGAGTTGGACTGA
- a CDS encoding IclR family transcriptional regulator, whose product MSKPAKNPLQSVTTTFEILNALKALDGAGVTELARHLDIPKSTVHNYLSTLEQEEYVVREDTEYRVGLRFLELGAYARHVQQLFEIAKPEVDRLAEETGELANLLVEEHGRGSYLYRTYGDQAVRVKAHVGTRVPLHTTALGKAILAFLSPEEVDEIVDRHGLDAPTEQSISSREELDEALAEIRDRGVAFDDEERIDGLRCVAAPVRDDGDEVIGAISASGPTNRLQGDRFREELAQKVLEVANVIELNVTYS is encoded by the coding sequence ATGTCCAAACCAGCAAAGAACCCACTCCAGTCGGTCACGACGACGTTCGAGATCCTCAACGCGCTGAAGGCGCTCGACGGGGCGGGCGTGACCGAGTTGGCGCGACATCTCGACATTCCGAAAAGCACCGTGCACAACTACCTCAGTACGCTCGAACAGGAGGAGTACGTCGTCAGGGAGGACACCGAGTACCGGGTCGGACTCCGGTTTCTCGAACTCGGGGCGTACGCCCGACACGTCCAGCAGCTCTTCGAGATCGCGAAGCCCGAGGTCGACCGCCTCGCCGAGGAGACCGGAGAGCTCGCCAACCTGCTCGTCGAGGAACACGGCCGGGGATCGTATCTCTACCGTACGTACGGCGACCAGGCGGTCCGAGTGAAAGCACACGTCGGGACTCGCGTCCCGCTGCACACGACCGCGCTCGGAAAGGCCATCCTCGCCTTTCTCTCCCCCGAAGAGGTCGACGAGATCGTCGACCGTCACGGGCTCGACGCGCCGACCGAGCAGTCGATCAGCAGCCGAGAAGAACTCGACGAGGCGCTCGCGGAGATCCGCGACCGTGGCGTCGCCTTCGACGACGAGGAGCGGATCGACGGCCTGCGCTGTGTCGCCGCGCCGGTCAGGGACGACGGTGACGAGGTCATCGGCGCGATCAGCGCCTCCGGCCCGACGAACCGACTCCAGGGCGACCGGTTCCGCGAGGAGCTAGCACAGAAGGTGTTGGAGGTCGCCAACGTCATCGAACTCAACGTGACCTACTCGTAG
- the gfo6 gene encoding D-xylose 1-dehydrogenase Gfo6, whose translation MKEWFDNYDARDWQTTTEGTVRFALLGLGWWTIDVALPAIANSELAEVTTLVSSSVEKAQRLAADNGVEHGISYDGFHDGEAADAYDAVYVGTPNAYHLEYVETAADLGKAVLCEKPMESTVERAERLVETCEQAGVDLMIAYRMHTDPAVRQARALIEDGFIGEPVSVYGNNSQPLLEMIPDHDQWRVDPELSGYGTSVMDLGIYSLNTARFLLGRDPVTVQARMSSHHEAFSAVPDERSGALLTLEDGVTMVTTSSQRAQEDTQLKITGTAGQIDMHPAFHGECRLHLSRGEVSGTVEQTAFDSQREMREEFDYFADRVLTGGEIVADGRHGLEDMRIIRAIHEAADTGEIVTLD comes from the coding sequence ATGAAAGAGTGGTTCGACAACTACGACGCCCGCGACTGGCAGACGACCACCGAGGGAACCGTCCGGTTCGCGCTACTCGGCCTGGGCTGGTGGACGATCGACGTGGCACTTCCGGCCATCGCGAACTCGGAACTCGCCGAGGTGACGACGCTGGTCAGTTCCTCGGTGGAGAAAGCCCAACGCCTGGCCGCCGACAACGGCGTCGAACACGGCATCAGCTACGACGGCTTCCACGACGGCGAGGCGGCCGACGCGTACGACGCGGTCTACGTCGGGACGCCCAACGCCTACCACCTGGAGTACGTCGAGACCGCGGCCGACCTCGGCAAGGCAGTGCTCTGTGAGAAACCCATGGAGTCGACCGTCGAGCGCGCGGAACGGCTCGTCGAGACCTGCGAGCAGGCCGGCGTCGACCTGATGATCGCCTACCGGATGCACACCGACCCGGCCGTCCGGCAGGCGCGAGCGCTCATCGAGGACGGGTTCATCGGCGAGCCCGTGTCGGTCTACGGGAACAACAGCCAGCCGCTGCTGGAGATGATCCCCGACCACGACCAGTGGCGCGTCGACCCGGAGCTCTCGGGCTACGGGACGTCCGTCATGGACCTGGGTATCTACTCGCTGAACACCGCCCGGTTCCTGCTGGGTCGGGACCCGGTCACGGTCCAGGCCCGAATGAGCAGCCACCACGAGGCGTTCTCGGCCGTCCCCGACGAGCGCTCCGGCGCGCTGCTCACGCTGGAAGACGGCGTGACGATGGTGACCACCTCCAGCCAGCGGGCCCAGGAGGACACCCAGCTCAAAATCACCGGCACGGCGGGGCAGATCGACATGCACCCGGCGTTCCACGGCGAGTGCCGGCTCCACCTCTCGCGGGGCGAGGTCTCGGGCACCGTCGAACAGACGGCCTTCGACTCACAGCGGGAGATGCGCGAGGAGTTCGACTACTTCGCAGACCGCGTCCTCACCGGCGGGGAGATCGTCGCCGACGGGCGCCACGGGCTCGAAGACATGCGCATCATCCGGGCGATCCACGAGGCCGCCGACACGGGCGAGATCGTCACCCTCGACTGA
- a CDS encoding ABC transporter ATP-binding protein — MARLVLDDVTKVFEDGDEEIVAVEDISVEIPDGEFLVLVGPSGCGKSTTLRMIAGLETVTDGEIRLDDAVQNGVRTQDRDIAMVFQSYALYPHKTARGNMSFGLEEATDLSDAEIDERVTEVASMMGIEDLLDRHPGELSGGQQQRVALGRAIVRDPEVFLMDEPLSNLDAKLRAEMRTELQQLQEQLGVTTVYVTHDQTEAMTMSDRIAVMNDGRLQQVGRPLELYHEPTNLFVAQFIGEPSMNFLSGRHENSTFVADRLQYPFPETVADAVGGATDLVLGIRPEDIELDGADGDSAHEFEMTATVVEPMGNQNVVHLAFPGETEGTEDLVATTDGRQRIESGATVTAHVPVEAIHVFDAESGEALYTRDMAFAEQEPML, encoded by the coding sequence ATGGCCCGACTCGTACTTGACGACGTGACCAAGGTGTTCGAGGACGGCGACGAGGAGATCGTCGCGGTCGAGGATATCTCCGTCGAGATCCCCGACGGCGAGTTCCTGGTGCTGGTCGGCCCCTCCGGCTGTGGGAAATCCACGACGCTCCGGATGATCGCCGGGCTGGAGACGGTCACGGACGGCGAGATCCGTCTCGACGACGCGGTCCAGAACGGCGTGCGGACACAGGACCGCGACATCGCCATGGTGTTCCAGTCCTACGCGCTGTATCCACACAAGACTGCCCGGGGGAACATGTCCTTCGGGCTGGAGGAGGCGACCGACCTCTCGGACGCCGAGATCGACGAGCGGGTCACCGAGGTCGCGTCGATGATGGGCATCGAGGACCTGCTGGACCGCCACCCCGGCGAGCTCTCGGGCGGCCAGCAACAGCGGGTGGCGCTTGGACGGGCGATCGTCCGGGATCCCGAGGTGTTCCTGATGGACGAGCCACTCTCGAACCTCGACGCGAAGCTCCGGGCCGAGATGCGTACCGAACTCCAGCAACTCCAGGAGCAACTCGGCGTCACGACGGTCTACGTCACCCACGACCAGACCGAGGCGATGACGATGTCCGACCGCATCGCCGTGATGAACGACGGCCGCCTCCAGCAGGTCGGCCGGCCACTGGAGCTGTACCACGAGCCGACGAACCTCTTCGTGGCGCAGTTCATCGGCGAGCCCTCGATGAACTTCCTGTCGGGTCGCCACGAGAACAGCACCTTCGTCGCCGACCGGCTCCAGTACCCGTTCCCCGAGACAGTCGCCGACGCCGTCGGGGGAGCGACAGACCTCGTGTTGGGCATCCGTCCAGAGGACATCGAACTCGACGGTGCCGACGGCGATAGCGCTCACGAGTTCGAGATGACGGCGACGGTCGTCGAGCCGATGGGCAACCAGAACGTCGTCCACCTCGCGTTCCCCGGCGAGACCGAGGGGACCGAGGACCTCGTCGCGACGACGGACGGCCGACAGCGAATCGAGAGCGGCGCGACGGTGACGGCTCACGTGCCCGTCGAGGCGATCCACGTCTTCGACGCCGAGAGCGGCGAGGCGCTCTACACCCGTGACATGGCGTTCGCCGAGCAGGAACCGATGTTGTAA
- a CDS encoding methylenetetrahydrofolate reductase: MSLGTSRTTDRRGVETLLTNARFELMPFESFDEEITHLPADATIAITTSPQLGIDTTVEKTEEAVALGFDVVPHVAARYVEDREHLEEIARRLTEAGVTDIFVPGGDREEPAGEFESAHDLLAALSETPYSFEEVGITGYPEGHDFLDEATLAEAMEKKAPYATYIVTQLCYDPDAVIEWIEAVRERGVDLPVEVGIPGVMKYQRLMKISQKVGVGDSIKFLRKTTGVLGFVRQLVGSRGTYEPDSLIDGLAPYVDDEEYGIRGVHIYTFNQTPDTEEWRLGRLDQ, translated from the coding sequence ATGTCCTTAGGAACCAGCCGTACGACGGACCGCCGTGGGGTCGAGACACTCCTCACGAACGCACGCTTCGAGTTGATGCCGTTCGAGAGCTTCGACGAGGAGATAACCCATCTCCCCGCGGACGCGACGATCGCGATCACGACGTCGCCCCAGTTGGGCATCGACACGACCGTCGAGAAGACCGAAGAGGCGGTCGCGCTGGGCTTCGACGTCGTCCCCCACGTCGCGGCCCGCTACGTCGAGGACCGGGAGCACCTCGAAGAGATCGCCCGGCGGCTGACCGAGGCCGGCGTCACCGACATCTTCGTCCCCGGCGGCGACCGCGAGGAGCCCGCCGGCGAGTTCGAATCGGCCCACGATCTGCTCGCGGCGCTGTCCGAGACACCCTACTCCTTCGAGGAAGTGGGGATCACCGGCTACCCGGAGGGCCACGACTTCCTCGACGAGGCCACGTTGGCCGAGGCGATGGAGAAGAAGGCCCCCTACGCGACGTACATCGTCACGCAGCTGTGTTACGATCCCGACGCCGTCATCGAGTGGATCGAAGCGGTCCGCGAGCGGGGCGTCGACCTCCCTGTCGAGGTCGGCATCCCCGGTGTCATGAAGTACCAGCGGCTGATGAAGATCTCACAGAAGGTCGGCGTGGGCGACTCGATCAAGTTCCTCCGGAAGACCACCGGCGTCCTCGGGTTCGTCCGACAACTCGTCGGCTCGCGAGGGACCTACGAGCCCGATTCACTCATCGACGGCCTCGCACCGTACGTCGACGACGAGGAGTACGGCATCCGGGGCGTCCACATCTACACGTTCAACCAGACGCCCGACACCGAGGAGTGGCGGCTGGGCAGACTCGACCAGTAG
- a CDS encoding succinylglutamate desuccinylase/aspartoacylase family protein: protein MEHQPVTHTQTDRRLGRLPSGADLTVTVHRYTGGPGPTVYLQAAQHGIELNGPAVLRRLDERLDGAEIAGTVIAVPVANPPAFDHRSYTTPSAYDVVNPNLNRVWPGDGEGSLQERLAARLWGLAGNADAAVDLHTGTADMLEHVRYRADDEAARDLATAFGTEFVLADTDSEASAEGTFREAAANAGIPAVTAELGNSRQVSHDAIRTGVGGLVNVLRSLSVLPDTPASAPDRTTLRDDGETVRAQASGLFELRPGVDVGDYVPPGAELGTVYCPATFESLQTVTTDDGGVPYSLAREAVVAAGERVAAIATRAESDRR, encoded by the coding sequence ATGGAACACCAACCCGTCACGCACACGCAGACCGACCGTCGCCTCGGCCGACTGCCCTCGGGCGCGGACCTGACCGTGACGGTCCACCGGTACACGGGCGGCCCGGGACCGACCGTCTACCTCCAGGCCGCACAGCACGGCATCGAACTGAACGGGCCGGCGGTCCTGCGCCGCCTCGACGAGCGACTCGACGGCGCCGAGATCGCCGGGACGGTGATCGCCGTCCCGGTGGCGAACCCGCCGGCGTTCGACCACCGCTCGTACACCACCCCGTCGGCCTACGACGTGGTGAACCCGAACCTGAACCGCGTCTGGCCCGGGGACGGCGAGGGAAGCCTCCAAGAGCGCCTGGCCGCCCGCCTGTGGGGCCTCGCCGGCAACGCCGACGCGGCCGTGGATCTCCACACCGGAACCGCCGACATGCTCGAACACGTGCGCTATCGCGCCGACGACGAGGCGGCCAGGGACCTGGCGACCGCCTTCGGGACCGAGTTCGTGCTGGCCGACACCGACAGTGAGGCGTCGGCCGAGGGCACTTTCCGGGAGGCCGCCGCGAACGCCGGGATTCCGGCCGTGACGGCCGAACTCGGCAACAGCCGCCAGGTCTCTCACGACGCCATCCGGACGGGTGTGGGCGGACTCGTGAACGTCCTCCGGTCGCTCTCGGTGCTCCCGGACACGCCGGCGTCGGCGCCCGACCGGACGACCCTCCGGGACGACGGCGAGACGGTCCGCGCACAGGCCTCGGGGCTGTTCGAACTCCGTCCCGGCGTCGACGTGGGCGACTACGTCCCCCCGGGTGCCGAACTGGGGACCGTCTACTGTCCGGCCACCTTCGAGTCACTCCAGACCGTCACCACCGACGACGGCGGAGTCCCGTACTCGCTCGCCCGGGAAGCGGTCGTCGCCGCCGGGGAACGCGTCGCCGCCATCGCGACCCGTGCTGAGTCGGACCGTCGGTGA
- a CDS encoding zinc-dependent alcohol dehydrogenase, which produces MRGLAKVRRSHGAMELVDRDRPEPAPDEALVEVDYAGLCGSDAGIYEFESAFERMDLPTVIGHEYAGRIVETGDAVSKFAVGDRVVERPIRGCGDCYQCEIGESNVCQDAVITGVDHDGAYEQFVAVPERALHPVPESVPQQHAAVVEPTSIGARAVIENSRVTAGDRVLVEGPGPIGLLTAQIARAQGGTVVVSGVGQDAEYRLPLARELGFETINIAEEDAAARRTELTDGVGYDVVFDTTGHPSGLPSAVEEVRKGGQIVLVGQTGETTMEYSPLVRSEIDLQCSYASMYDDFERSLRLIDSGAVDCETFVDDRFSLTAADEAFEAFLAGETCKPVFDVSELHG; this is translated from the coding sequence ATGAGAGGGTTAGCGAAAGTGCGCCGTAGCCACGGCGCGATGGAACTCGTCGACCGGGACCGTCCGGAACCAGCGCCCGACGAAGCACTCGTCGAGGTCGACTACGCCGGCCTCTGTGGCAGCGACGCCGGGATCTACGAGTTCGAGTCGGCCTTCGAGCGGATGGATCTGCCGACGGTCATCGGTCACGAGTACGCCGGCCGGATCGTCGAAACCGGCGACGCGGTCTCGAAGTTCGCCGTCGGCGACCGCGTCGTCGAGCGACCGATCCGGGGCTGTGGGGACTGCTATCAGTGCGAGATCGGCGAATCGAACGTCTGCCAGGACGCGGTCATCACCGGCGTCGACCACGACGGGGCCTACGAGCAGTTCGTCGCCGTCCCGGAACGGGCGCTCCACCCCGTCCCGGAGTCGGTCCCCCAACAGCACGCCGCCGTCGTCGAACCGACGAGCATCGGCGCTCGGGCCGTCATCGAGAACTCCCGGGTGACCGCCGGTGACCGCGTCCTCGTCGAGGGTCCCGGCCCGATCGGCCTCCTGACCGCCCAGATCGCGCGCGCACAGGGCGGGACGGTCGTCGTCTCCGGCGTCGGCCAGGACGCGGAGTACCGGCTCCCGCTGGCCCGGGAGCTGGGGTTCGAGACGATCAACATCGCCGAGGAGGACGCGGCCGCCCGGCGAACGGAACTCACCGACGGGGTCGGCTACGACGTCGTCTTCGACACGACGGGTCACCCGTCGGGGCTGCCGTCGGCCGTCGAGGAGGTCCGGAAAGGGGGCCAGATCGTCCTCGTCGGACAGACCGGCGAGACGACGATGGAGTACTCCCCGCTGGTCCGCTCGGAGATCGACCTCCAATGCTCGTACGCCTCGATGTACGACGACTTCGAGCGGTCGCTCCGCCTGATCGACAGCGGTGCGGTCGACTGCGAGACGTTCGTCGACGACCGGTTCTCGCTGACGGCGGCCGACGAGGCGTTCGAGGCGTTCCTCGCGGGCGAGACCTGCAAGCCGGTGTTCGATGTCAGCGAACTCCACGGCTGA
- a CDS encoding SDR family NAD(P)-dependent oxidoreductase, whose product MPSYEHTPVSLAGKRAVVVGGTSGIGQAIALGFASEGADVIATSRSTDAVAETADAIEARGVDTARQTCDVTERETLDDLRETAVSELGGIDVVVASQGAISRESVLGIGDDDWDFVTDVALDGVRRVTQALVPGMDGDGAVVNISSLAARLAMADLPAYAAAKGGVESFTRASAKELAPEIRVNAIAPGFVITPQNEDTYAEGTEKRVEIDERTPLGRVAEREEIVGAAVFLASDAASFVTGEVLTVDGGFADSAF is encoded by the coding sequence ATGCCTTCCTACGAGCACACGCCAGTCTCGCTTGCGGGCAAACGCGCCGTCGTCGTCGGCGGCACGAGCGGGATCGGACAGGCCATCGCCCTCGGGTTCGCGAGCGAGGGTGCCGACGTCATCGCTACCAGCCGGAGCACGGACGCCGTCGCGGAGACGGCCGACGCGATCGAGGCCCGCGGCGTCGACACCGCCCGTCAGACCTGTGACGTGACCGAGCGGGAGACCCTCGACGACCTCCGGGAGACCGCCGTGTCGGAGTTGGGCGGGATCGACGTCGTCGTCGCCTCACAGGGCGCGATCTCCCGCGAATCGGTACTCGGGATCGGCGACGACGACTGGGACTTCGTCACCGACGTGGCTCTCGACGGGGTCCGGCGGGTGACCCAGGCGCTGGTCCCGGGCATGGACGGCGACGGCGCGGTCGTCAACATCTCGTCGCTGGCGGCCCGCCTCGCGATGGCCGACCTCCCGGCCTACGCCGCGGCCAAGGGCGGTGTGGAATCGTTCACACGCGCGTCGGCGAAAGAACTCGCCCCAGAGATACGGGTCAACGCCATCGCCCCCGGGTTCGTCATCACGCCGCAGAACGAGGACACCTACGCCGAGGGGACCGAAAAGCGAGTGGAGATCGACGAGCGAACCCCGCTGGGCCGGGTCGCGGAGCGCGAGGAGATCGTCGGCGCGGCCGTCTTCCTGGCCAGCGACGCCGCCTCGTTCGTCACGGGCGAGGTCCTCACCGTCGACGGCGGCTTCGCGGACAGCGCGTTCTGA
- a CDS encoding ABC transporter ATP-binding protein, whose translation MGAITIDRLTKEFGDTTAVEDLSIAIEDGEFLVLVGPSGCGKSTTLRCLAGLETPTSGDVYIAEDHMNYRVPQNRDIAMVFQDYALYPHMTVRENMRFGLEEEAGYTAAEREERVEEIAAMLSIEELLDRKPEELSGGQQQRVALGRAIVRDPEVFLMDEPLSNLDAKLRAEMRTELQQLQEQFGVTTVYVTHNQTEAMTMSDRIAVMNDGQLQQVGRPLELYHAPANRFVAGFIGEPSMNFIHGRVERGTFLGRFVEYPFDSGIREAVDGVENVVLGVRPEDIGLEPADRHAGPPRDHEFPMEVTVVEPHGDQNVVHLNHPEDTAAEELLHALTGGTDIFEAGQSVVATLDPDDVHVFDAESGEALHTRREVEATEVTNV comes from the coding sequence ATGGGAGCGATCACGATCGACCGGCTGACCAAGGAGTTCGGCGACACGACGGCGGTCGAGGACCTCTCGATCGCGATCGAGGACGGCGAGTTCCTCGTGCTGGTCGGTCCCTCCGGCTGTGGGAAGTCGACCACGCTTCGCTGTCTGGCGGGGCTGGAGACGCCCACGTCCGGCGACGTCTACATCGCCGAGGATCACATGAACTACCGGGTGCCACAGAACCGTGACATCGCCATGGTGTTCCAGGACTACGCGCTGTATCCACACATGACCGTCCGGGAGAACATGCGCTTTGGCCTCGAAGAGGAGGCGGGGTACACCGCCGCCGAGCGCGAGGAACGCGTCGAGGAGATCGCCGCGATGCTCAGCATCGAGGAGTTGCTCGACCGCAAACCCGAGGAACTCTCGGGCGGCCAACAACAGCGGGTGGCGCTGGGACGGGCGATCGTCCGGGACCCCGAGGTGTTCCTGATGGACGAACCGCTCTCGAACCTGGACGCGAAACTCCGGGCCGAGATGCGCACCGAACTCCAGCAACTCCAGGAGCAGTTCGGGGTCACCACCGTCTACGTCACCCACAACCAGACCGAGGCGATGACGATGTCAGACCGCATCGCCGTGATGAACGACGGGCAACTCCAGCAGGTCGGCCGGCCCCTGGAGCTGTACCACGCGCCCGCGAACCGTTTCGTCGCCGGCTTCATCGGCGAGCCATCGATGAACTTCATCCACGGGCGCGTCGAGCGCGGGACGTTCCTCGGCCGGTTCGTCGAGTACCCCTTCGACAGCGGCATCCGAGAAGCCGTCGACGGCGTCGAGAACGTCGTGTTGGGCGTCCGGCCGGAGGACATCGGGCTCGAACCGGCCGACAGACACGCCGGCCCGCCCCGCGACCACGAGTTCCCTATGGAGGTGACGGTCGTGGAGCCACACGGCGACCAGAACGTCGTCCACCTGAACCACCCCGAAGATACGGCGGCCGAGGAGCTCTTACACGCTCTGACCGGCGGGACCGACATCTTCGAGGCCGGCCAGTCGGTCGTCGCCACCCTCGATCCCGACGACGTCCACGTCTTCGACGCCGAGAGCGGCGAGGCGTTGCACACGCGCCGAGAGGTCGAGGCCACGGAGGTGACGAACGTCTGA
- a CDS encoding cyclodeaminase/cyclohydrolase family protein, producing the protein MDYGTRSLDQFLDDIASTAVTPAGGTAAAVVGATGAALCEMVCLHTLERGECRADAAAELRDARADLQELRTRLMTLGETDASAVDDLLATLPADDATAELKRATGVPLTIAEACLAVVEIGAVVTAHGNENARPDAVTGRLLAHAAMRATAFTARGNLTRIDDQSFVADVTARLDEIERSAADQSWPEGVSEANA; encoded by the coding sequence ATGGACTACGGCACCCGTTCGCTCGACCAGTTCCTCGACGACATCGCGTCGACAGCGGTGACGCCGGCCGGCGGGACGGCCGCGGCAGTCGTCGGCGCGACCGGCGCGGCCCTCTGTGAGATGGTCTGTCTCCACACGCTCGAACGGGGGGAGTGTCGCGCCGACGCCGCGGCCGAACTGCGCGACGCCCGTGCGGACTTACAGGAACTCCGGACCCGCCTCATGACACTGGGGGAGACGGACGCATCGGCCGTCGACGACCTGCTCGCCACACTGCCCGCGGACGACGCCACGGCCGAGCTGAAGCGGGCGACCGGCGTCCCGCTGACCATCGCCGAGGCGTGTCTGGCCGTCGTCGAGATCGGCGCGGTGGTTACGGCTCACGGGAACGAGAACGCCCGGCCCGACGCGGTGACCGGCCGCCTGCTCGCGCACGCGGCGATGCGGGCGACGGCGTTCACCGCACGGGGGAACCTGACGCGGATCGACGACCAGTCGTTCGTCGCGGACGTGACCGCCCGCCTCGACGAGATCGAACGGTCAGCGGCCGACCAGTCGTGGCCCGAAGGGGTGAGCGAAGCAAACGCGTGA